In Arthrobacter sp. StoSoilB5, one genomic interval encodes:
- a CDS encoding flavodoxin domain-containing protein: protein MNVLVAFATRHGATAEIAGRIATRLQAAGVPAEARSVNEVNDVGPYDAVIIGGAAYMFHWLKDATTFAKRHQTDLNRRPVWLFSSGPLGNDLVDKDGQDVVVASRPKEFDELQALLHPRNERVFFGAWDPNAPPVGIGERLLRLMPAAKETLPAGDFRDWPVIDAWGILSTTYVDVPGGGQRSGHERLDVTRSYFSDHGSLPREVSLQPSLARCRCSSSSAALIPGAHCS from the coding sequence ATGAATGTCCTCGTCGCCTTCGCCACCAGACACGGTGCAACCGCCGAGATAGCCGGGCGCATTGCAACCCGTCTCCAAGCGGCCGGCGTACCGGCCGAAGCCCGCTCCGTAAACGAAGTTAACGACGTCGGCCCGTACGACGCCGTCATCATCGGCGGTGCCGCCTACATGTTCCATTGGCTAAAGGATGCCACTACCTTTGCGAAGCGGCATCAGACGGATCTGAACCGGCGCCCCGTTTGGCTCTTCAGCAGCGGCCCTCTTGGCAACGATCTGGTGGATAAGGACGGCCAGGACGTGGTGGTGGCCAGCAGGCCGAAGGAGTTCGACGAGCTGCAGGCGCTACTCCACCCACGCAATGAGCGCGTCTTCTTCGGCGCGTGGGACCCGAACGCGCCGCCAGTGGGAATCGGCGAGAGGCTCCTGCGACTCATGCCCGCCGCGAAAGAAACCCTGCCCGCCGGCGATTTTCGTGACTGGCCCGTCATCGATGCCTGGGGAATATTGTCGACGACGTACGTGGACGTCCCAGGGGGAGGGCAACGGTCCGGTCACGAAAGACTGGATGTCACGCGCTCATATTTCAGTGACCACGGATCCCTCCCGCGAGAGGTCTCCCTCCAGCCGTCCCTGGCCAGATGCCGCTGCAGTTCTTCCAGCGCAGCCCTCATCCCCGGAGCCCATTGCTCTTG
- a CDS encoding universal stress protein, which yields MELDAEGDSGEAVNEEAIDDLEWDDNEILLVGSSRLAEPNKLFIGSTANKVLRALPVPMVLVPRDYERRDA from the coding sequence GTGGAGTTGGACGCCGAAGGGGACAGCGGTGAAGCGGTCAACGAGGAAGCTATCGACGACCTCGAATGGGATGACAATGAAATCCTGCTGGTGGGTTCATCGCGCCTTGCGGAACCGAACAAGCTGTTCATCGGCAGCACCGCCAACAAGGTGCTGCGGGCATTGCCCGTTCCCATGGTGCTGGTCCCGCGCGACTACGAGCGTAGGGACGCGTAG
- a CDS encoding IS5 family transposase (programmed frameshift), with translation MPDSSGKPGRPFNDHRLMTEGIIYRYRAGIPWRDLPPHFGSWKTVWKHHRRNSASGTWDKVLAALLTRADAAGLINWEVSVDSTINRAHQHGTNLPRHTGGPSNYMNLLEEPDDHAIGRSRGGLTTKIHALVDGNMRPLVLLLGPGQGGDSPMFEKLMDALTVGRIGPGRPRTRPDRALADKAYSSKAIRAYLRGRGIECVIPEKDDQKANRKRKGSAGGRPVTYDKDAYKRRNVVERSFNTLKQWRSLATRYDKLALTYRSATVLHAVTIWSTALKDTP, from the exons ATGCCTGATTCCTCGGGGAAGCCGGGACGGCCGTTCAATGACCACCGGTTGATGACCGAGGGCATCATCTACCGCTACCGGGCAGGCATTCCCTGGCGGGATCTGCCGCCCCATTTCGGGTCGTGGAAGACAGTGTGGAAGCACCACCGCCGCAACAGCGCCAGCGGGACCTGGGACAAGGTCCTGGCTGCGTTGTTGACCCGCGCCGACGCGGCAGGGCTGATCAACTGGGAGGTGTCGGTGGACTCCACGATCAACCGCGCCCACCAGCACGGCACCAACCTTCCCCGCCACACAGGGGGACCT TCGAATTACATGAATCTGCTCGAGGAGCCTGATGATCACGCCATCGGCCGCTCCCGCGGCGGGCTGACCACCAAGATCCACGCCCTGGTTGACGGCAACATGCGCCCCCTGGTTCTGCTTCTGGGGCCTGGCCAGGGCGGGGACTCGCCCATGTTTGAAAAGCTCATGGACGCCCTGACGGTCGGACGGATTGGTCCGGGAAGGCCCCGCACCCGCCCGGACCGGGCCCTGGCAGACAAGGCCTACTCATCCAAGGCCATCCGGGCCTACCTGCGCGGGCGTGGCATTGAATGCGTCATCCCCGAAAAGGACGACCAGAAAGCCAACCGCAAACGCAAAGGCTCCGCCGGCGGGCGACCCGTCACCTACGACAAGGACGCCTACAAACGACGCAACGTCGTCGAGCGCAGCTTCAACACCCTCAAGCAATGGCGCTCCCTCGCCACCCGCTATGACAAACTGGCCCTCACATACCGCTCAGCGACCGTTCTACACGCCGTCACCATCTGGAGCACCGCATTAAAAGACACGCCTTAG
- a CDS encoding SMR family transporter → MMWLLLATAILTEVSATLCLRLASHGKRFLYLVVGAGYTLAIALLSLTLEQGMSLGVAYGIWAAAGVALTAIASRILFKERLTPVMIAGLVFIMAGVLLIELSAAH, encoded by the coding sequence ATGATGTGGCTGCTATTGGCCACGGCAATCCTCACGGAAGTAAGCGCCACCCTTTGCCTGCGTCTGGCGTCCCATGGCAAAAGGTTCTTGTACCTCGTCGTCGGCGCTGGATACACACTGGCCATTGCGCTTCTCAGCCTGACATTGGAGCAAGGCATGAGCCTCGGCGTGGCCTACGGCATCTGGGCTGCCGCCGGAGTCGCCCTTACGGCGATCGCCAGCCGCATCTTATTCAAGGAACGCCTCACTCCTGTCATGATTGCCGGACTCGTTTTCATCATGGCAGGCGTCCTGCTCATTGAGCTGAGCGCGGCGCACTAG
- a CDS encoding SMR family transporter, with the protein MKWILLGCAIISEVTASLALKAALNEPVFFIIVVAGYAASFAFLSGVLRAGLALGVAYGIWAALGVVLTVLLAALLFAEPLTPKILVGVALVIGGVLCVELGSRKQPKKEVTP; encoded by the coding sequence ATGAAGTGGATACTTCTGGGCTGCGCGATCATCAGCGAGGTAACCGCGTCCCTCGCCCTGAAAGCGGCGCTGAACGAGCCGGTCTTCTTCATCATCGTCGTTGCCGGGTACGCCGCCTCCTTCGCCTTCCTCTCCGGAGTCCTCCGGGCAGGCCTGGCGCTGGGAGTTGCCTATGGAATATGGGCTGCTCTCGGCGTGGTTCTCACGGTGCTCCTCGCGGCGCTCCTCTTTGCCGAACCCTTGACTCCAAAGATCCTCGTGGGTGTCGCCTTGGTCATCGGCGGCGTGCTCTGTGTTGAACTCGGTTCGCGCAAACAACCCAAAAAAGAGGTAACGCCATGA
- a CDS encoding CGNR zinc finger domain-containing protein — protein sequence MTIVPLPDAPGTAEHLCLALANSVVTLPGGQQLDELDSPMNATAWLVGHGLAPHGTGLLEYCQLQLTDLRRKLRAVLLAHAEGTAPDPDSLEGINRALSAVPSAALLRYSPDEGLNRVASHPLTQIVDHAMAQIAEDAAALLTGPDAARIARCASEPCDRLMVRTHGRRQWCSARCGARQRANRAYARKKGSAPAPDILA from the coding sequence ATGACCATAGTTCCACTTCCTGACGCTCCGGGAACCGCCGAGCACCTGTGCCTGGCGCTGGCCAACAGTGTTGTCACGCTTCCGGGAGGGCAGCAGCTCGATGAACTGGACAGCCCCATGAACGCCACGGCATGGCTCGTCGGCCATGGCCTGGCGCCTCACGGCACCGGCCTGCTGGAGTACTGCCAGCTTCAGCTCACGGATCTAAGAAGGAAGCTCCGCGCCGTGCTGCTGGCGCATGCCGAGGGCACCGCTCCCGATCCCGACTCGCTGGAAGGCATCAACCGCGCCCTTTCGGCAGTGCCAAGCGCCGCCTTGCTGCGATACAGCCCCGACGAGGGCCTGAACCGCGTCGCCAGCCATCCGCTCACTCAGATCGTCGATCACGCAATGGCGCAAATCGCGGAGGACGCAGCCGCACTATTGACGGGCCCTGATGCGGCCCGAATTGCACGCTGCGCGTCCGAACCCTGCGATCGCCTTATGGTCAGAACGCACGGGAGGCGGCAGTGGTGCTCCGCCCGCTGCGGCGCCAGGCAACGAGCCAACCGCGCATACGCCCGCAAAAAGGGCTCAGCTCCCGCACCAGACATTTTGGCCTGA
- a CDS encoding LLM class flavin-dependent oxidoreductase, whose product MIRPRPSGTAPFALSVLDNALTGAGFSAQEVFNDVIELARLADERGYQRFWMSEHHAMPGASIPSPQLMVARLVGETRHIRLGAGGIMLPNHVPLMIAEQFGMLDALAPGRIDLGLGRAPGTDGATAAALRRRHGANDDFPEQIDELLGFLGNDFPEDHPYRGVPAVPGPWQEEQNRVPQANSRADIWILGSSIYSAHLAARLGRPYAFALQFGSADILNAMRIYRENFRPSPFLDKPYSLVSVGVVANDDPAEARRQSATAALAMLRMFQRKTFSIFPPEEVEAFQATFQERQIIEEYTDRVIHGTAAEVAQGLEELHGQTRVDEVMLVVQGHSRRVQSRTVELLADHYNMTA is encoded by the coding sequence ATGATTCGTCCGCGTCCTTCCGGCACGGCCCCGTTCGCGCTGTCAGTGCTCGACAATGCGTTGACCGGCGCCGGCTTTTCAGCCCAGGAAGTCTTCAATGACGTCATTGAACTCGCACGGCTTGCCGATGAGCGCGGTTACCAGCGGTTCTGGATGTCAGAGCACCACGCCATGCCCGGCGCCTCCATACCGTCCCCTCAGCTCATGGTGGCCAGGCTCGTCGGCGAGACCCGGCACATCCGGCTCGGCGCGGGCGGAATCATGCTGCCCAATCACGTTCCCCTGATGATCGCCGAGCAGTTCGGCATGCTGGACGCACTGGCTCCCGGGCGGATCGACCTGGGTCTGGGGCGGGCTCCTGGAACTGACGGAGCAACGGCGGCGGCGCTGCGTCGTCGTCATGGCGCAAATGACGACTTTCCCGAGCAGATCGATGAATTGCTCGGGTTCCTTGGGAACGATTTTCCGGAGGATCATCCCTACCGGGGCGTGCCGGCCGTACCGGGCCCCTGGCAGGAAGAGCAGAACCGGGTCCCGCAGGCCAATTCACGCGCCGACATTTGGATTCTGGGATCCTCCATCTATTCGGCGCACCTGGCCGCCCGCCTCGGCCGGCCATACGCCTTTGCGCTGCAGTTCGGCAGCGCAGACATTCTGAATGCCATGCGCATCTACCGCGAGAACTTCCGCCCTTCACCGTTCCTGGACAAGCCCTACAGTCTGGTCAGCGTGGGCGTGGTCGCAAATGATGATCCGGCTGAGGCGCGGCGCCAGTCGGCGACGGCGGCCCTGGCGATGCTGAGGATGTTCCAGCGCAAGACTTTTTCAATCTTCCCGCCCGAAGAGGTTGAAGCCTTTCAGGCTACCTTCCAGGAGAGGCAGATTATTGAGGAGTACACCGACCGGGTAATTCATGGAACGGCGGCCGAGGTGGCGCAGGGGCTGGAGGAGCTTCACGGCCAGACTCGTGTTGACGAGGTCATGCTGGTTGTACAGGGGCACTCGCGCCGTGTGCAATCACGCACAGTGGAATTGCTGGCAGACCACTACAACATGACCGCCTAG
- a CDS encoding helix-turn-helix domain-containing protein, whose protein sequence is MNAPAWNVMLASCPSRTSLAKIANKWTAMIIIALSGGPLRFGELREAVDGISGKVLADTLRDLERDGIVDRTAYDEMPPRVEYALTALGQTLRVPLTALGHWAEQHIEDVLSARESYDNRTAPRTLT, encoded by the coding sequence ATGAACGCGCCCGCCTGGAATGTCATGCTGGCAAGCTGTCCGTCGCGCACTTCCCTGGCGAAGATCGCCAACAAGTGGACTGCCATGATCATCATCGCCCTGAGTGGCGGTCCGCTGAGGTTCGGTGAACTGCGTGAAGCCGTGGACGGCATCAGCGGCAAGGTCCTGGCTGACACGCTACGGGATTTGGAACGCGACGGGATCGTGGACCGGACCGCCTACGACGAGATGCCTCCCCGCGTTGAGTATGCGCTCACCGCTCTCGGGCAAACGCTGCGGGTACCGCTGACGGCATTGGGCCATTGGGCCGAGCAACACATCGAAGACGTACTGTCAGCGCGGGAGTCCTATGACAACCGCACCGCCCCAAGGACCCTGACCTAG
- a CDS encoding nuclear transport factor 2 family protein, whose protein sequence is MSDQTPVAVAGSYFDALGRGDVPSAMALLSPNVIWHQPGANRFSGDHRGIDGVGALLGGMMEASQGTFQLAVTGPAMANGGLVAVPVRFSGNRADASMDMPGIDLLTIRDGKIVEVRLFSSDGQAEDAFWGQP, encoded by the coding sequence ATGTCTGACCAGACACCCGTTGCCGTAGCCGGATCGTACTTCGACGCCCTCGGCCGGGGCGATGTCCCCTCGGCGATGGCATTGCTCAGCCCCAACGTCATCTGGCACCAGCCGGGCGCGAACCGCTTCTCCGGTGATCACCGGGGCATCGACGGCGTGGGGGCGCTGCTCGGCGGGATGATGGAAGCGAGCCAGGGAACCTTCCAGCTCGCCGTCACCGGGCCCGCGATGGCAAACGGCGGACTCGTCGCCGTGCCGGTGCGGTTCTCCGGCAACCGCGCGGATGCCTCGATGGACATGCCCGGCATCGATCTCCTTACGATCCGCGATGGGAAAATCGTGGAGGTCAGGCTCTTCTCCTCCGACGGCCAGGCAGAGGACGCCTTCTGGGGCCAGCCCTAG
- a CDS encoding MFS transporter, translated as METPATHQEAVETDAPDRHEGQRRTIAILIAGQILGGIGMGASLSLGSLLAVQVSGSTAWSGMAATMNTLGAAAFAIPLARAAVKRGRGVSLAAGSLTSGFGAAIAIASAALSAFPALLIGLILLGAGTAVSFQARFAATDLSTPKTRGRDLSIVVWSTTIGAVSGPNLFEPGEAFGRLLHLPALTGAFAFTVAAQLLAALVFYTGLRAKPPVEAPAAEEDSGVTTKADSGFSILRRNPGARYAVTVVALSHGTMVALMSMTPVHLHDHGASLAVVGITISLHIAGMFGLSPLFGWLSDRLGRIPVLLTGQAMLLASLVLAWLAPHTMVTPSLILLGLGWSASIVSGSALVGDSVSATERAPLQGVSDLLMNLTGASCGALAGPVLAAVGYSGLGAGAMALVGTVTVWTLLRLLTGRRAPAS; from the coding sequence ATGGAAACTCCTGCCACACACCAAGAAGCGGTTGAAACGGACGCCCCGGACCGGCACGAAGGCCAGCGGCGCACCATCGCTATTCTTATCGCTGGGCAGATCCTCGGTGGAATCGGAATGGGCGCCTCACTTTCGCTCGGCTCCCTCCTTGCCGTCCAGGTTTCCGGTTCCACGGCCTGGTCCGGAATGGCCGCCACGATGAACACACTCGGCGCCGCCGCCTTTGCCATCCCCCTGGCCCGCGCCGCCGTAAAACGCGGACGGGGAGTCTCGCTCGCGGCCGGATCGCTGACCTCCGGATTCGGAGCAGCCATCGCCATTGCCTCGGCGGCACTGTCGGCCTTTCCGGCGTTGCTGATCGGGCTCATTCTGCTTGGCGCCGGGACCGCGGTGAGCTTCCAGGCCCGCTTCGCTGCCACGGATCTGTCAACACCTAAAACCCGCGGCCGCGACCTTTCCATCGTCGTCTGGTCAACCACCATCGGCGCAGTTTCGGGCCCCAACCTCTTCGAGCCCGGAGAAGCGTTCGGCAGGCTGCTCCACTTGCCAGCGCTGACGGGCGCCTTCGCGTTCACCGTGGCGGCCCAGTTACTTGCCGCCCTGGTCTTTTACACGGGCCTCCGGGCCAAACCTCCCGTCGAGGCTCCTGCTGCGGAAGAAGACAGCGGAGTCACCACCAAAGCTGATTCCGGCTTCTCGATCCTTCGCCGCAATCCCGGCGCCCGGTACGCCGTGACGGTGGTGGCGCTCAGCCACGGCACCATGGTGGCGCTCATGTCAATGACCCCAGTGCACCTGCACGACCATGGGGCGAGCCTCGCCGTCGTCGGCATCACCATCAGCCTCCATATCGCAGGGATGTTCGGCCTTTCACCACTGTTCGGATGGCTCTCGGACCGCCTCGGCCGGATTCCCGTGCTGCTGACGGGACAGGCCATGCTGCTGGCTTCCTTGGTGCTCGCGTGGCTCGCACCGCACACCATGGTGACTCCCAGCCTCATCCTCCTGGGCCTGGGATGGTCGGCATCCATCGTTTCCGGCTCGGCCCTGGTGGGAGACTCGGTGTCCGCAACCGAACGTGCTCCCCTGCAGGGCGTTTCAGACCTCCTCATGAACCTCACCGGAGCAAGCTGCGGAGCCCTCGCAGGACCCGTTCTCGCCGCCGTCGGCTATTCCGGACTCGGCGCCGGGGCTATGGCCCTGGTCGGGACAGTCACCGTGTGGACGCTTTTGCGCCTGCTCACGGGTCGCCGGGCTCCGGCCAGCTGA
- a CDS encoding TetR/AcrR family transcriptional regulator has protein sequence MSYPAGYRIEREHPRRRRNGETARLKAIQAAIELFAVGGYGGTSIADVAAKTGLSQSGLLHHFPSKTALLAAVLEHRSKEDADFLFDGEQAPLGWAAFDALVSLVARNSTRPDWVGLFVRLSAEATEPGHPAHQWLLDHYSSLRLWLGEALEDGKSHGDLAQDAPVEAIVNNTIAILDGIQQQWLCAPGSFSMVAQFRTFTESIKTTWG, from the coding sequence ATGTCGTATCCAGCCGGATACCGGATAGAGCGTGAGCACCCCCGGCGCCGCCGCAACGGCGAAACCGCAAGGCTGAAGGCAATCCAGGCCGCGATTGAGCTCTTCGCGGTGGGCGGTTACGGCGGAACGTCCATCGCGGACGTCGCGGCGAAAACCGGACTCTCGCAATCCGGCCTGCTCCATCATTTCCCGTCCAAAACAGCCCTGCTGGCCGCGGTGCTCGAGCACCGTTCCAAGGAAGACGCCGACTTCCTTTTCGACGGAGAGCAGGCTCCACTGGGCTGGGCAGCCTTCGATGCCCTGGTGTCCCTGGTCGCGCGGAACTCCACCCGGCCCGACTGGGTAGGCCTTTTCGTCAGGCTCTCCGCCGAAGCCACCGAGCCGGGACACCCCGCGCATCAATGGCTTCTGGACCACTACTCAAGCCTGCGCCTGTGGCTCGGCGAAGCGTTGGAGGACGGGAAGAGCCACGGGGATCTCGCACAGGACGCGCCCGTGGAAGCAATCGTCAACAACACCATCGCCATCCTCGACGGCATCCAGCAGCAATGGCTCTGCGCACCTGGCAGCTTCTCCATGGTGGCGCAGTTCAGAACCTTCACCGAAAGCATCAAGACCACCTGGGGCTAA
- a CDS encoding glycoside hydrolase family 3 C-terminal domain-containing protein, translating into MSEHHTLTSTDSEETAAMGQDLGSVIEQALATLDLPSKVNLLSGARMFSLSDEPAIGLQEIVMSDGPSGVRGPLVVGGRVACLLPNATLIAQSWDLDVMREVGQILADEAEDQETHVVLGPTVNLHRTPLGGRLFECFSEDPVLTGHLGAAYVQSLQERGIAATPKHFLANEAETERTTVDSVVPEDALRELYLLPFQIMVEDARPWTIMASYNRINGTTATEHDELLNKVLKDEWGFDGLVISDWLATKTAVESANGGLDLVMPGPDTPWSRSLVAAVESGDVSEDTVDDHLRRLLRLASRVGAFDGSRSWTKELPRPDSPERREQLRRLAARSMAVLVNRANTLPLRKDSTERVVVIGRHGIDTVAQGGGSAIVRPPHVISAAKGIARALGEDRVTVVDGVQTRTQWLAANPELLRDPETGTRGARTRIFDKEGNLLGTRHLEVPELEISGESWASGASSIELSAELAIDKPARMMIGTRGAGNWDITVPGYRESIRTPFHDGPGGGFFRPKSHATPLDVEPGARITAITDAEHENRLIGLVAEPALRNSAAAIRDAVAAAADADVAVVVVGYTQEQETEGQDKNTLALPGDQDALVAAVAAVARRTVVVLNAATPVLMPWIADVDAVLFAGLPGQEAGDAIAAALTGDVEPAGRLVTTFPARDGQGPAWSVTPRGGKLPYSEGTGVGYRGWSTSAEKPLFWFGHGLGYTEWDYKSAEITSMERETVTSVRVSLSNVGDRTGTETVQVYRFPGDPSVPPRLIGWAQLHLEPGGQASIDVSCDPRAQRLWNSTAHRWDDITGGRIVIARGLGDVRLELAPTGREAMVAGTSKE; encoded by the coding sequence ATGAGCGAACATCACACCCTGACAAGTACAGACAGCGAGGAGACCGCAGCAATGGGCCAGGACCTTGGCAGCGTCATTGAACAGGCACTTGCCACTTTGGACCTTCCTTCGAAGGTGAACCTCCTCTCCGGCGCAAGGATGTTCAGCTTGTCGGATGAGCCGGCAATCGGCCTCCAGGAAATCGTCATGTCCGATGGCCCCTCAGGGGTCCGTGGACCCCTGGTGGTCGGAGGGCGGGTCGCTTGCCTCCTACCCAACGCAACGCTCATCGCCCAAAGCTGGGACCTGGACGTGATGCGCGAGGTCGGGCAAATCCTTGCGGACGAAGCGGAGGACCAAGAGACCCATGTGGTCCTGGGGCCCACAGTAAACCTTCACCGGACTCCCCTGGGCGGGCGCCTGTTTGAATGCTTCAGCGAAGACCCTGTACTGACCGGCCACCTCGGGGCGGCCTATGTACAGTCCCTCCAGGAACGGGGGATTGCCGCGACGCCGAAACATTTCCTGGCCAACGAAGCTGAAACCGAGCGCACCACCGTGGACTCCGTGGTTCCGGAAGATGCCCTCCGGGAGCTGTATCTGCTGCCCTTCCAGATCATGGTCGAAGACGCTCGGCCGTGGACGATCATGGCCTCCTACAACCGGATCAACGGAACCACCGCCACCGAGCACGACGAGCTCCTGAACAAGGTCCTCAAGGACGAATGGGGTTTTGATGGCCTGGTGATCTCCGATTGGCTCGCTACCAAGACAGCGGTGGAGAGCGCCAACGGCGGACTCGACCTCGTCATGCCGGGACCGGACACCCCCTGGAGCCGGTCCCTGGTTGCCGCCGTCGAAAGCGGTGATGTCTCTGAAGACACGGTGGATGATCACCTCCGCAGGCTTCTCAGGCTCGCATCCCGGGTGGGCGCCTTCGACGGGAGTCGCAGCTGGACCAAGGAGCTGCCGCGCCCTGACAGCCCGGAGCGCCGCGAACAGCTGCGCCGGCTCGCTGCCCGGAGCATGGCGGTACTGGTCAACCGGGCCAACACCCTTCCCCTCCGCAAGGACTCCACGGAACGCGTCGTGGTGATCGGCCGTCACGGGATCGATACCGTGGCGCAAGGCGGTGGCTCCGCCATCGTGCGCCCGCCCCACGTCATCAGCGCCGCCAAGGGAATCGCGCGGGCTCTCGGCGAGGACCGCGTAACCGTCGTCGATGGGGTCCAGACCCGCACGCAATGGCTCGCAGCGAACCCAGAACTCCTCCGCGACCCGGAAACCGGGACCCGCGGTGCGCGCACACGCATCTTCGACAAGGAAGGGAACCTGCTCGGCACCCGTCATCTGGAGGTCCCGGAGCTTGAGATCAGTGGGGAAAGCTGGGCCTCGGGAGCGTCGTCCATCGAACTCTCAGCCGAGCTAGCAATCGACAAGCCCGCCAGGATGATGATCGGCACCCGCGGGGCCGGCAACTGGGACATTACTGTGCCTGGATACCGGGAGTCCATACGGACCCCCTTCCACGACGGTCCGGGCGGCGGATTCTTCCGCCCCAAGAGCCACGCCACACCACTGGACGTCGAACCGGGCGCCCGGATCACCGCGATCACTGATGCGGAGCACGAGAACCGCCTCATCGGCCTGGTCGCGGAACCTGCGCTGAGAAACAGCGCAGCCGCCATCCGAGACGCCGTCGCGGCCGCCGCGGACGCCGACGTGGCCGTCGTCGTCGTCGGTTACACGCAGGAACAGGAAACCGAAGGCCAGGACAAGAACACCCTTGCCCTGCCCGGCGACCAGGATGCACTCGTGGCGGCGGTGGCAGCCGTAGCCAGGCGGACGGTCGTCGTCCTGAACGCCGCCACCCCGGTTCTCATGCCATGGATCGCCGACGTGGACGCCGTGCTGTTCGCCGGCTTGCCGGGGCAGGAAGCGGGGGACGCCATCGCAGCGGCGCTGACCGGCGACGTCGAACCCGCAGGACGCTTGGTGACCACCTTCCCTGCCCGGGACGGCCAAGGTCCGGCATGGTCCGTGACGCCGCGCGGCGGCAAACTTCCCTACTCAGAGGGAACCGGGGTGGGATACCGCGGATGGAGCACCTCCGCCGAGAAACCCTTGTTCTGGTTCGGACACGGTCTCGGCTACACCGAATGGGACTACAAGAGCGCCGAGATCACGTCCATGGAGAGGGAAACCGTGACTTCGGTAAGGGTTTCCCTCAGCAACGTCGGGGACCGCACAGGAACGGAAACAGTCCAGGTCTACCGCTTCCCCGGCGACCCGTCCGTTCCTCCACGGCTCATCGGCTGGGCGCAGCTTCACCTGGAACCCGGCGGGCAGGCAAGCATCGACGTCAGTTGCGATCCCCGCGCGCAACGGCTATGGAACAGTACCGCTCACCGCTGGGACGACATCACCGGAGGCCGGATCGTCATCGCACGCGGACTCGGCGATGTCAGACTGGAACTGGCTCCCACAGGGCGCGAGGCCATGGTGGCCGGAACAAGCAAGGAGTAA